The Horticoccus luteus DNA window GTTGGTCGCCGTCGAAGACGATTTCATCGGGGCGACGGTTGGCGAGGGCGCGGCCGGCGCGGCGGGTTTTCGTTTCGATGGCGAACACGCCGGTCGGGCCGACGACGACGTGATCGAGATTGAAGGCCCCGGCGGGCACATCGTGAAACACGCGGCAGCCGGCGGCGACGAGGGGTGCGAGGTTTTCGGCGACGATTTTTTCGCCGAGGAGGCCGAGGTGGCAGTCGCGGCGGAGGGTGATTTTTTGCATCATCCAGCGGCCGGTGAGAAAGAGCGTGCCGAGGAACAGGAGGAAGGCGGCGGCGAAGGTGGCGTCGCGAGCGCGGCCGTCGAGTTGCAGCGCGAGCATGAGGCCGCCGAGGAAAACGGTCATGGGGAGAAACGCGGCGGCGAAGACGTGGCGGAGGAGGGCGTCGTCGAGTTTTTGGAGGCGCCAGCGGAGGGATTCGCCGGGGCCGCGGAGGAGCGTGGGCGTGGCGGGCGGGCGTTCGCTGCGGCGGTTGACGCGCCAGAACCAGAGGGCGCTGGCGCAAAGCACGTAGGCGGCGAGGTAGAGCGCGAGGACGAGGAGCATGCGGAGAAAGCGAGTCTGGCGCGAGCGTGCGACGGACGGGGAAAAGCTCCAAGCTCCAACGTCCAAGCTCCAGAGAAACTTCAAGCAGGCGGCGCGGGCGCGCGCTGATTTTGGCGGCGGAGGCGGGCGCGCAGAACCTCCGAACGCCGACCGATGGGGAAATGTCGGCTGGAGCGGACTGAGAGGGCGTCGGCGCGTGGCGGGCGCGCGGGTGACGCGGAGATTTTAGGAGACGGGGGTGAGGCGGATTTCGACGAATTGCATGCCGCCGTCGGAGAAGAGCGTTTTGTTTTTCTTCGGGAGCTTCAGGCGCGTGGCTTGGAGTCGCAGCGTGTGGCGGCCGGAGTTGGCGAAGTTGAACCGGCCGAAGGAGGTGGCGATTTGCGGATAATAGGCGGAGCGGAGACTCGGCAGAATCGCGTCGGACGTGGTTTTGTGACGGAGCGTCTGGCCGTCGGCGGTGAGGCGGAGGGTGTGGCCGCCGCTCCAGGGTTCGAGGTGTTGATGGGTGGTGACCACGTTCACCTCGTAGGCGCCGGGGCGCAGGAGCGTGAAATCCCACTCGAGCCAGTCGTCGGTGGAGCGCCAGTTTTCGGTGAGGCCGTTGCCGCCGATGCGACCGGTGGGTGCGGTGGCGTCGGTGCCGAGGCGGGCCATGCCGGTGATGAGGGTGACGGTGGCGTCGGGTTGCTGGAGGGGTTGCGGTTCGACGTCGGGTGCGGCGGCGAGGTCGAGGGCGACGACGGTGACGGGGGCGCGGAAACGCAGGCCGGTAAAATCGATTGCGAGGATGGGCAGGCCGGTGGCGGCGTCGGTGGTCTGGCGCGTGGCGAAGGCGCGGCGGGCGTCACCGAGGGCGCGGGCGGTGCGCACGCGGGTGCGGAGGCCGTGGAGATGGAAAATTTTCGGCGGGGCGGAGAAGAAGTGAAGGAAGAGGCGGCGGCCTTTCGTGGTGATGCGGCCCCAGGAGAATTCGTTGCGGAAAGGACTGGGCGAGGTGCCGTAAATGGCATCGCCGTTGCGCTCGAGCCAGGCGCCGACGGCGCGGAGGCGCTGGACGCTGGGTGCGGGGACGACGCCGTCGGCATCGGGTCCGATGTTGAGCAGATAGTTGGCGCCCTTGCTGACGAGGTCGACGAGCGTGGTGATCAGATTCTCGGCGGACTTCCACTCGTGGTCGTGGGTCTTGAAGCCCCACGTGTGGTTGAGGGTGGCGCAGGTTTCCCAGTCGCCTTCGAGGCGGCCGGGCGGGAGGAAGTTGTCGCGGGGGAGATTATAATCGCCGAGGCCGTGGCCGATGCGTCCGGACACGAGGCAGCGCGGCTGAAGTTTTTTGACGAAGCGGCGGATGGAGGCGCTTTGGGCTTTGGTAAGGGTGAGGGGCGTATCGAACCAGATCATGCCCACGGGGCCGTAGCGGGTGAGGAGTTCGCGGAGCTGGGGTTTTACTTTTTCGCGGAGGTAGCGCGCGGGGTTTTTCGCGGCGGCGGGGTAGTCCCAGTCGTTCCATGCGCCGTCGGGATGGTGCCAGTCGAGGTCTTGCGAATAGTAGAAGCAGAGGCGCACGCCCTGGCGGCGGCATTCGCGGGCGAGGTCGACCATCGGATCGTGGTGCCACGGGGTGGCGTCGACGACGTTGTAGCGGTTGACCGACGTGCGATACATCGCGAACCCGTCGTGGTGTTTCGCGGTGATGACGAGGTAGCGCATGCCGGCTTGTTTTGCGAGGCGGACCCAGGCGGCGGCGTCGAAGTGGCGGGGGTGAAATTGCGCGGCGAGCGCGGCGTAGGTGGCGACGGGGATCTTCTCGCGAAACATCATCCACTCGCCGATGTAGGGCACGCGTTGGCCCTGCCAGACGCCGGCGGGAATCGCGTAGAGGCCCCAGTGGATGAACATCCCGAAGCGGGACTCGCGCCACCAGCGAAGCGGATCGTTTTGGGGCGCGGGGCGGCGGGTGGGTTGCTTGACGGCGGAGATATCGACAGCACGCATGGGCGAGGAGTGTTGAATCCACTAATGGCCGCGAATCGACCTTAATGGCGGAGAATTTTCGGTGGCGCGCGACGCCGGTCACGCGCGTCGGCGAGGGGCGGCGGAACTAGCGACCGCGCGCGAGGATGGCGGTGAGTTGCGCGAGGCGGAAGGGCTTCGGCAGAAAATCATCCATGCCGGAGGCAAGGAGGCGGGCGCGATCGTCGGCGAGCACGTGGGCGGTGAGGGCGACGATGCGGGGTTGCGCGGAGTGGGGAAGCTGCTCCCGGATGAGCCGGGTCGCGGCGGGGCCGTCGAGCACCGGCATCTCCACATCCATCAACACGAGATCGAAGGATTCCCGCTGCACCGCCTCGACGACTTCGCGGCCGTTGGAAGCGACGGCGGGGGAATAGCCGAGGCGTTGGAGAAGGCGACAGGCGACGGTTTGGTTTACGATGTTGTCGTCGGCGACGAGGATGCGCGCGGGATGGCGCAGGGCGAAGGTGGGATCGAAGGTGGTGGCGGCGAGGGGTGCGGGAGTGGACGCGGCGACCGGCGCCACCAAGGTGACGTGAAACGTCGAGCCGCGGCCGGGTTCGCTTTCGACCCACATGCGGCCGCCGTGGAGTTCGGCGAGGTGTTTGCTGATGGCGAGGCCGAGACCGGTGCCGCCGAAACGGCGCGCGGTCGACGCATCGACTTGGCTGAAGGCGCGGAAAAGCCGGTCAAGCTGGTCGGCTGGAATGCCGATGCCGGTGTCTTGCACGGACAGGTGAAGTTCGACGGAGCCGGTGCCGTGGGGACGGGCGGCGGAGCGGATGGTGACGGAGCCGTGCTCGGTGAACTTGATGGCGTTGTTGAGAAGGTTGACCAGGATCTGGCGGAGGCGGGTGACATCGCCGACGAGGGCGGCGGGGAGGTCGGGGGCGGGCTCGTAGGTGAGGGCGAGGTTCTTGCGCGAGGCGGCGAGAGCGACGATTTCGAGCGCGTCGCGCACGCAAGCGGCGAGGACGAAGGGTTGGCGCTCGAGTTCGAGGTGGCCGGACTCGATTTTGGAGAAGTCGAGAATGTCGTTGATGACACTGAGGAGGAGTTCGCCGCTGGTGCGGATGGTATCGACGCATTCGCGTTGATCGGCATCGAGCGGGGAGCCGGAGAGGACGGTGGCCATGCCGATGACGGCGTTCATGGGCGTGCGGATCTCGTGGCTCATGGTCGCGAGAAACTGGCTTTTGGCGCGCGTGGCGGCGTCGGCCGCGAAGCGGGCGGCTTCGAGTTCGGTGCGGGTGCGCTCGAGGGCGGTGATGGTGGAGCGCTGGGCGAGGGCGAGGCGGCGAAGTTCGAGGGAGTTGACGACATGCCGGCGCAGAACGCGGAGCGCGCGCAGTTGCGCGGGGGACAAATCGCGGGGCACGCGATCGATCACACACAGCGAGCCGAGGGCGGAGCCGTCGGGCGTGACCAGGGGCGCGCCGGCATAAAAGCGGATGTGGGGCGCGCCGGTGACGTTGGCAAAGGTCGCGAACCGCTGGTCCTTCTGCGCATCGGGCACGACGAACAGATCGTGGCCGGGCTGGGCGATGGCGTGGGAGCAGAACGAAATGTCGCGCGGAGTTTCCGTATCGGCGAGGCCGATGCGGGCTTTGAACCACTGGCGGGTTTCGTCGACGAACGAGATTGCGGCAAGGGGGGCATCGCAGATCTCGGCGGCGAGGGCGACGAGGTCGTCATATTCGCGCTCCGGCGAGGTATCGAGCACGTCATAGGAGCGCAGGACGGCGAGGCGGGCGGACTCGGAGGGGGAGAGCGATGAAGACATGCGGCAGAAGGCCGCACGGTGCGCGGGCCGAGCGCAGAGAGAACCGCACTTAGGGCGTCGCGGTCAAGCGGGCGAAAGGGCGAGCGGCGGCATCGGGCAGTCGAGGACGGCGGAGACGGCGCGGAGGAGCTCGGCTTCGGAGGCGCGGAGGACGCCATCGGCGGTGGCACTGGCGGCGCAGGCGGTGAGGAGGCGGTGTTTGATGGGGCCGCTGGCGGTGGCGAGGCGTTCGAGCGCGGTGTCGAGTTGGGGCAGTTCGCAGGCGTTGGAAGGAAGGAGGGAAAGCCGGTCTGCGATGAGTTTAAGCTGGCCGGCGCCGGTGGCGAAGGCGCGCGCGATGGCGGTTTCATCGTCGCTGGAGGCGCGCGCGAGAGCGGAGAGGACGACGTTAAGGTCGGGGGCGACCGCTTCGAAGGAGAAGATTTGCTCACCGGGCGCGGTGGTGGGCGCACGACCGAGCTTGAGGGCGCGTTGGACGAGCTTTTGCAACGCGAACTCGAAGGAAGTGACGCGTTGGTCGGCGAGGACGAGGGCGTCGAGCGTTTCGAGGAGCGCGGCGACGCGGGGCGCGGGGAGATCGCGCAGGGTGGGTGCGGCGATCTGGATGAGGGGGAGTTTTTGCTCGACCGAAAGCGCGGTGATGTCGGAAGCGAGGGCGTCGATTTCGCGGAGCGTGTCGGGACCGAGGTGCGTGGCGATGAGCTGGCGTTGCTGTGCGGCGGAGGCGGGTGCCGGATCGAGGAGGAGCGCGCACACGAGGGCGGCGGCACCATTGGGCGTGCGAGCGGCGGTGCGCAGGCCGGCCGGGAGTGAGTTGAGGAGGGTTTGGGCGTCGGCCACGAGGGCGGCGTTGAGGGTGCCGATGCTGGCGACGATCGCGGCGGGCGAGAGCGGGCCGGGAATGACGGGAGGCAGGGGCGCGGGGGAACGATGGCCGAGGCCGGCGGAGGCGAAGGACTCAGTGCGGACATCGACGACTTCGGGCGCGGGGGAGTATTGGCCGTCGAAGGCGGGATCGATCGCGCGGATGCGTTCGGAGAGCGGCGGGTGCGTGGCCCAGAGTCCGCCGAAACTGGAGCGGAAGGCTTGGGCGAAAAAGAAGTGCCCGATCTCGGCGCTCTTGGTGGTGTCGAGTTTGGAACCGAGCGCGAGGCCGCCGATTTTTTTGAGGGCACCGGTGAGGCCGGCTGGGTTGCGGGTGAACTGGACGGAGGAGGCGTCGGCGAGGAATTCGCGTTGGCGGGAGACGGCGGCCTGGATGAGGCGGCCGAAGAAGTAGCCGATGTAGCCGATGATGAAGAGGGCGATGCCGATCACGAAAATCACGGCGATGCCGCCACCGCTTTTGCTTTCGCGGGAGGAGCGGACGCGGGTGTAGCGGAGGCTGGCGATCACGCCGCGGCCGAGCAGGCCGATGACGAGGATGCCGAAGACGAAGGCGGCGAGGCGGACGTTGAGCCGCATGTCGCCGTTGAGGATGTGGCTGAATTCGTGGCCGACGACGCCTTGCAGTTCGTCGCGCGTGAGGCGTTGCAACGTGCCGCGGGTGACGGCGACGACGGCATCGCTGGTGGTGTGGCCGGCGGCGAAGGCGTTGATGGCGGCTTCGTCGTCGAGCACGTAGGCGGCGGGCACGGGGACGCCGGACGCGATGGCCATTTCCTCGACGACGTTGAGAAAGCGGCGTTCGGCGGGGTCGGTGGTGTGCGGATCGACGCGCCGGCCGCCGACGTTTTCCGCCACCGCGGATCCGCCGGCGGAGAATTGCGACCATTTATACCCGGCGGCGAGCGCGACGACGACGAGGGTGCCAAGGGCGACGCCCACGAGGAGTTGAGGCTGCCACCAATCGGGGAGTGGAGCGACGTAATCGCCGTAAGGGTCGGATTGGCGGGCGTGCTGCGCGCCGAGAACGAAGAGGCCGACGGCGTATTCCGCGACGACGGTGCCGATGACGGCGAGGGCGAACAGGACGAGCAGGCGCGAGGTGCGCTTTTTCGCGCGGGCTTGGGCGGCGAAGAAGTCCATCGAGCAGGGCAACGAGAGGCGGGTGGGCCGGTCAACGCGCGCCGGAGCGCGGTGGACTTGGGTGCGGTTCGCAGGCGACGAGAATCAAGGTGGCGATCAGTGCGCGCAGGATACTCGCGAAAAACCCGTTGAGGCCACGGCGGTGCTTGCTTGGCGGCCGGCCAGCGAAGATCGAAGCGAGGGTGGCCCAGCCGACGAAGAATTGCGGTTGCTGCGCGACGGGTGCGGACACGGCAGGGAGCGGCTCAGGTAAATTGCACCTTCGGGGCGACGCGTTCGGCGGGGTCTTCGACTTTGAAAAGTTCGGCGGGTTGGAAGCCCATCATGCCGGAGAACGCGACGGCGGGAAACGTTTCGCGGGCGGTATTGTAGGACATGACGCTGTCGTTGTAGGCCTGCCGAGCGAACGCGATTTTGTTCTCGGTGGACGTCAGCTCTTCGGTGAGCTGCATCATATTCTGGTTGGCCTTGAGGTCGGGATATTGCTCGGAAACGACCATGAGGCGGGAGAGGGCGCCCGTGAGGCCGGTCTCAGCGGAGGCGAGATTTTTCACGGCGCCGCCGTCGGCGGGATTGGCGGCGGCGGATTGCGAAGCGGTGTAGGCGATGTTGCGCGCCTTGATGACGGCTTCGAGCGTCTCATGTTCGTGCTTGAGGTAGCCCTTGGCGGTTTCGACGAGATTGGGGATCAGGTCATAGCGACGTTTGAGCTGCACGTCGATTTGCGCGAACGCGTTTTTGAAGCGGTTGCGGAGGGTGACGAGGGAGTTGTAAATGCCCGCGATCCAGAGGACGACCACGAGGAGGATGGCAACGATTACGCCGAGGACGATGAGTGCGCTCATAGGATTGGGAGTTTCAATAAGTGTGCGGGAGGAACGAACGGGAGCGAGTCGGAAAGGAAAAGGGTGGCGAGGCGCGAGGGGGGCGCAAGAAGGAGAGAACGCGTGCCACCGCGAGGCGCGGCGAATGTGGTGAGGCTATCGCGGTGAAGACAGAAGCGGCATGGGTCGGCGCTTGCCGAGTGGAACGCGGCGGCCCAAGGTGCGGGTTCTGCCTGCTATGCGTCGTTTCGCCACGCTTTGTTTCCTCGGCCTCGTGAGTGTCACGTGGGCCCAAACGCCCTTAAACCGGCCCGTGCCCCTGCTG harbors:
- a CDS encoding nuclease-related domain-containing protein translates to MLLVLALYLAAYVLCASALWFWRVNRRSERPPATPTLLRGPGESLRWRLQKLDDALLRHVFAAAFLPMTVFLGGLMLALQLDGRARDATFAAAFLLFLGTLFLTGRWMMQKITLRRDCHLGLLGEKIVAENLAPLVAAGCRVFHDVPAGAFNLDHVVVGPTGVFAIETKTRRAGRALANRRPDEIVFDGDQLIFPWGNDTFGLDQARQRAAWLGQWIRTAAGETVPPFAILTFPGWNVASAAASDVHVLGTAEIPPFVRRAPVTLNHAQIETIARQLEHRCRDVEF
- a CDS encoding alpha-L-fucosidase — protein: MRAVDISAVKQPTRRPAPQNDPLRWWRESRFGMFIHWGLYAIPAGVWQGQRVPYIGEWMMFREKIPVATYAALAAQFHPRHFDAAAWVRLAKQAGMRYLVITAKHHDGFAMYRTSVNRYNVVDATPWHHDPMVDLARECRRQGVRLCFYYSQDLDWHHPDGAWNDWDYPAAAKNPARYLREKVKPQLRELLTRYGPVGMIWFDTPLTLTKAQSASIRRFVKKLQPRCLVSGRIGHGLGDYNLPRDNFLPPGRLEGDWETCATLNHTWGFKTHDHEWKSAENLITTLVDLVSKGANYLLNIGPDADGVVPAPSVQRLRAVGAWLERNGDAIYGTSPSPFRNEFSWGRITTKGRRLFLHFFSAPPKIFHLHGLRTRVRTARALGDARRAFATRQTTDAATGLPILAIDFTGLRFRAPVTVVALDLAAAPDVEPQPLQQPDATVTLITGMARLGTDATAPTGRIGGNGLTENWRSTDDWLEWDFTLLRPGAYEVNVVTTHQHLEPWSGGHTLRLTADGQTLRHKTTSDAILPSLRSAYYPQIATSFGRFNFANSGRHTLRLQATRLKLPKKNKTLFSDGGMQFVEIRLTPVS
- a CDS encoding GAF domain-containing hybrid sensor histidine kinase/response regulator yields the protein MSSSLSPSESARLAVLRSYDVLDTSPEREYDDLVALAAEICDAPLAAISFVDETRQWFKARIGLADTETPRDISFCSHAIAQPGHDLFVVPDAQKDQRFATFANVTGAPHIRFYAGAPLVTPDGSALGSLCVIDRVPRDLSPAQLRALRVLRRHVVNSLELRRLALAQRSTITALERTRTELEAARFAADAATRAKSQFLATMSHEIRTPMNAVIGMATVLSGSPLDADQRECVDTIRTSGELLLSVINDILDFSKIESGHLELERQPFVLAACVRDALEIVALAASRKNLALTYEPAPDLPAALVGDVTRLRQILVNLLNNAIKFTEHGSVTIRSAARPHGTGSVELHLSVQDTGIGIPADQLDRLFRAFSQVDASTARRFGGTGLGLAISKHLAELHGGRMWVESEPGRGSTFHVTLVAPVAASTPAPLAATTFDPTFALRHPARILVADDNIVNQTVACRLLQRLGYSPAVASNGREVVEAVQRESFDLVLMDVEMPVLDGPAATRLIREQLPHSAQPRIVALTAHVLADDRARLLASGMDDFLPKPFRLAQLTAILARGR
- a CDS encoding M48 family metallopeptidase, which codes for MDFFAAQARAKKRTSRLLVLFALAVIGTVVAEYAVGLFVLGAQHARQSDPYGDYVAPLPDWWQPQLLVGVALGTLVVVALAAGYKWSQFSAGGSAVAENVGGRRVDPHTTDPAERRFLNVVEEMAIASGVPVPAAYVLDDEAAINAFAAGHTTSDAVVAVTRGTLQRLTRDELQGVVGHEFSHILNGDMRLNVRLAAFVFGILVIGLLGRGVIASLRYTRVRSSRESKSGGGIAVIFVIGIALFIIGYIGYFFGRLIQAAVSRQREFLADASSVQFTRNPAGLTGALKKIGGLALGSKLDTTKSAEIGHFFFAQAFRSSFGGLWATHPPLSERIRAIDPAFDGQYSPAPEVVDVRTESFASAGLGHRSPAPLPPVIPGPLSPAAIVASIGTLNAALVADAQTLLNSLPAGLRTAARTPNGAAALVCALLLDPAPASAAQQRQLIATHLGPDTLREIDALASDITALSVEQKLPLIQIAAPTLRDLPAPRVAALLETLDALVLADQRVTSFEFALQKLVQRALKLGRAPTTAPGEQIFSFEAVAPDLNVVLSALARASSDDETAIARAFATGAGQLKLIADRLSLLPSNACELPQLDTALERLATASGPIKHRLLTACAASATADGVLRASEAELLRAVSAVLDCPMPPLALSPA
- a CDS encoding LemA family protein gives rise to the protein MSALIVLGVIVAILLVVVLWIAGIYNSLVTLRNRFKNAFAQIDVQLKRRYDLIPNLVETAKGYLKHEHETLEAVIKARNIAYTASQSAAANPADGGAVKNLASAETGLTGALSRLMVVSEQYPDLKANQNMMQLTEELTSTENKIAFARQAYNDSVMSYNTARETFPAVAFSGMMGFQPAELFKVEDPAERVAPKVQFT